A portion of the Microbacterium hominis genome contains these proteins:
- a CDS encoding HAD-IIB family hydrolase, translating to MSAGRPPRLVAFDLDDTLAPSKSAIDPRIGDLLIALAQRVEVAIISGGQLAQFTAQVVDRLPDTDDDVLGRIHLLPTCGTQYYRIEADGITTVYAHALTDDEKTRALTAVEEEAKRLGYWESETWGDILEDRGSQITFSALGQRAPLDAKTAWDPTGAKKNALRAAVADRIPDLEVRSGGSTSVDITHRGIDKAYGMSQLATQTGIALDEMLFVGDRLDPDGNDYPVLAMGVACHAVEGWEDTAAFLEGLIPTL from the coding sequence GTGTCCGCCGGCCGCCCGCCCCGCCTCGTCGCCTTCGATCTCGACGACACGCTCGCTCCATCCAAGAGCGCGATCGACCCGCGCATCGGCGACCTGCTGATCGCGCTCGCCCAGCGCGTCGAGGTGGCGATCATCTCCGGCGGTCAGCTCGCCCAGTTCACCGCGCAGGTGGTCGACCGGCTCCCCGACACCGACGACGACGTCCTGGGTCGCATCCACCTCCTGCCCACGTGCGGCACCCAGTACTACCGCATCGAGGCCGACGGCATCACGACCGTCTACGCCCACGCGCTCACCGACGACGAGAAGACCCGCGCGCTGACGGCGGTCGAAGAGGAGGCCAAGCGCCTCGGCTACTGGGAGAGCGAGACCTGGGGCGACATCCTCGAAGACCGCGGCTCGCAGATCACGTTCTCCGCTCTCGGCCAGCGCGCGCCGCTCGACGCGAAGACCGCGTGGGACCCGACCGGCGCCAAGAAGAACGCCCTGCGCGCGGCCGTTGCCGACCGCATCCCCGACCTCGAGGTGCGCTCTGGCGGCTCGACCTCGGTGGACATCACCCACCGCGGCATCGACAAGGCCTACGGCATGAGCCAGCTCGCGACGCAGACCGGCATCGCCCTCGACGAGATGCTCTTCGTCGGCGACCGCCTCGACCCGGACGGCAACGACTACCCGGTGCTCGCGATGGGCGTGGCGTGCCACGCCGTCGAGGGCTGGGAGGACACCGCCGCCTTCCTCGAGGGCCTCATCCCGACCCTCTGA
- a CDS encoding FadR/GntR family transcriptional regulator — protein MTALLRLQVAAQGFPFDDVVRTRLVLESAVVEALAAHPAAQTADAHAVLDAMDAEGLAPAEFLALDAQFHLALADASDNVVIAAMMAGLRTAIETYVQAGAAKIPDWDAVADRLRAEHRDIVAAVEAGEGTRAATLVTSHIAGYYAHLAATPAAPADKN, from the coding sequence ATGACGGCTCTCCTGCGCCTCCAGGTGGCCGCACAGGGCTTCCCGTTCGACGACGTGGTCCGCACCCGTCTGGTGCTCGAATCGGCTGTCGTCGAGGCTCTCGCGGCGCATCCCGCCGCACAGACCGCCGACGCCCACGCGGTGCTGGATGCGATGGATGCCGAGGGCCTGGCCCCCGCGGAGTTCCTCGCCCTCGATGCGCAGTTCCACCTCGCCCTCGCCGATGCGTCGGACAACGTGGTCATCGCCGCGATGATGGCGGGGCTGCGCACCGCGATCGAGACGTACGTGCAGGCCGGGGCGGCGAAGATCCCCGACTGGGATGCCGTCGCCGACCGCCTGCGCGCCGAGCACCGCGACATCGTGGCCGCCGTCGAGGCGGGGGAGGGCACCCGGGCGGCGACGCTCGTGACCTCCCACATCGCGGGCTATTACGCCCATCTCGCCGCGACGCCCGCCGCGCCCGCGGACAAGAACTGA
- a CDS encoding malate:quinone oxidoreductase — MTETPGVSNNPGGRDETVDVVLIGGGIMSATLGTLLSELQPDWKIVVYERLGDVALESSNAWNNAGTGHAALCELNYMPEGKDGSVDPAKAIAINEQFQQSRQFWSKLVEEGVLDEPSTFINSAPHMTFVRGEKDVSYLKKRYEALKQEPLFAGIEYSEDSRVINQWAPLLMQKRRKGEPFAATRVPAGTDVDFGALTRQLFANLETRGAEVVRNREVRGLKRLSDGTWRVSWRNTVGRTPGTTKARFVFVGAGGWALKLLQSSGIPEISGYGVFPIGGQFLKTTNPAVVAQHKAKVYSQASVGAPPMSVPHLDTRVVDGETSLLFGPFATFSPKFLKTGSVLDIVTQVRPGNLWPMLKVAIDNPSLISYLVGELLKNHSKKVDSLRTFVPTAKDADWELIQAGQRAQVMKKDPEKGGILQFGTEVVTGGDGTIAGLLGASPGASTAVSIMLGLLSTCFPDRIDEWSPRLRDLIPSYGEKLNTRPDAAEESLTVTADTLALTA, encoded by the coding sequence GTGACCGAAACCCCTGGTGTGAGCAACAACCCCGGCGGGCGTGACGAGACGGTGGATGTCGTCCTCATCGGCGGCGGCATCATGAGCGCCACCCTGGGGACGCTTCTGTCCGAGCTGCAGCCCGACTGGAAGATCGTCGTCTACGAACGTCTCGGCGACGTCGCGCTCGAGAGTTCGAACGCGTGGAACAACGCCGGCACGGGGCACGCCGCCCTGTGCGAGCTGAACTACATGCCCGAGGGCAAGGACGGCTCCGTCGATCCCGCGAAGGCGATCGCGATCAACGAGCAGTTCCAGCAGAGCCGCCAGTTCTGGTCGAAGCTCGTCGAGGAGGGCGTGCTCGACGAGCCGTCGACGTTCATCAACTCCGCCCCGCACATGACCTTCGTGCGCGGCGAGAAGGACGTCAGCTACCTCAAGAAGCGCTACGAGGCGCTCAAGCAGGAGCCCCTGTTCGCCGGCATCGAGTACAGCGAGGACTCCCGCGTCATCAACCAGTGGGCGCCGCTGCTCATGCAGAAGCGCCGCAAGGGCGAGCCGTTCGCGGCCACCCGCGTTCCTGCCGGCACCGACGTCGACTTCGGCGCGCTCACCCGCCAGCTGTTCGCCAACCTCGAGACCCGGGGCGCCGAGGTCGTGCGCAACCGCGAGGTGCGCGGTCTCAAGCGCCTCTCCGACGGCACCTGGCGCGTGTCGTGGCGCAACACCGTGGGGCGCACCCCGGGCACCACGAAGGCCCGCTTCGTGTTCGTCGGCGCCGGCGGCTGGGCGCTCAAGCTCCTGCAGAGCTCGGGCATCCCCGAGATCTCCGGCTACGGCGTCTTCCCGATCGGCGGCCAGTTCCTCAAGACCACGAACCCTGCCGTGGTCGCTCAGCACAAGGCGAAGGTCTACTCGCAGGCCTCGGTCGGCGCGCCGCCGATGTCGGTGCCGCACCTGGACACCCGTGTCGTCGACGGAGAGACCTCGCTGCTGTTCGGGCCGTTCGCCACGTTCAGCCCGAAGTTCCTGAAGACCGGATCGGTGCTCGACATCGTCACGCAGGTGCGTCCCGGCAATCTGTGGCCGATGCTCAAGGTCGCCATCGACAACCCGTCGCTGATCTCCTACCTCGTCGGCGAGCTGCTGAAGAACCACAGCAAGAAGGTCGACAGCCTCCGCACCTTCGTGCCGACAGCCAAGGACGCCGACTGGGAGCTCATCCAGGCCGGTCAGCGCGCCCAGGTCATGAAGAAGGACCCCGAGAAGGGCGGCATCCTGCAGTTCGGCACCGAGGTCGTCACCGGCGGCGACGGCACGATCGCGGGCCTGCTGGGCGCGTCTCCGGGCGCCTCGACGGCGGTGTCGATCATGCTCGGCCTGCTGAGCACGTGCTTCCCCGACCGCATCGACGAATGGTCGCCGCGTCTGCGCGACCTGATCCCGAGCTACGGCGAGAAGCTCAACACGCGCCCCGACGCGGCCGAAGAGTCGCTGACCGTGACCGCCGACACCCTCGCGCTCACCGCGTAG
- a CDS encoding FadR/GntR family transcriptional regulator, which translates to MPESAATSPRAWQTVLTKIEDDLLEGRLAPGDRLPGERDLAASLGVGRSSVREALRVLEVMGLIRTATGSGPNAGAIITTTPTVA; encoded by the coding sequence ATGCCCGAATCCGCCGCGACGTCGCCGCGTGCCTGGCAGACCGTGCTCACCAAGATCGAGGACGACCTCCTCGAGGGCCGGCTCGCGCCCGGCGATCGCCTGCCGGGCGAGCGCGACCTCGCCGCATCTCTCGGTGTCGGACGCTCGAGCGTGCGCGAGGCGCTGCGCGTGCTGGAGGTGATGGGCCTCATCCGCACCGCGACCGGCTCCGGCCCCAACGCCGGGGCCATCATCACCACGACCCCCACGGTGGCATGA
- a CDS encoding RidA family protein, which yields MAVSQRLAELGIQLPDVVPPVAAYVPARVHGDLVYTSGQLPMVAGSLPATGKVGDGHGLVPASDAKDYARTCALNAVAAAAAVAGGVDRLAGVLKVTGFVSSVPEFTGQPGVINGASEVLGEIFGEAGRHARSAVGVPVLPLDSPVEVEVIFTLA from the coding sequence ATGGCGGTCTCGCAGCGTCTCGCCGAGCTCGGCATCCAGCTCCCCGACGTCGTCCCGCCCGTCGCCGCCTACGTTCCCGCGCGGGTGCACGGCGACCTCGTCTACACCTCCGGTCAGCTGCCCATGGTCGCCGGCAGCCTGCCGGCCACGGGCAAGGTGGGCGACGGCCACGGGCTCGTGCCCGCCTCCGACGCCAAGGACTACGCCCGCACATGCGCGCTCAACGCCGTGGCGGCTGCCGCGGCGGTCGCGGGCGGTGTCGACCGGCTCGCCGGCGTGCTCAAGGTCACCGGGTTCGTCTCGTCGGTGCCCGAGTTCACCGGCCAGCCCGGCGTCATCAACGGTGCGAGCGAGGTGCTCGGCGAGATCTTCGGCGAGGCCGGCCGCCACGCCCGCTCGGCCGTGGGCGTTCCGGTGCTCCCGCTGGATTCGCCCGTCGAGGTCGAGGTGATCTTCACCCTCGCCTGA
- a CDS encoding transglycosylase domain-containing protein: MPGKNRTASGVLGGLAGLVGLSAVAGVLISATVTPAIALSGAAASSAITMFDKLPSVLDIDKLMLPTTIYAKNPDTGEYVEMTQFYDQNRSPVEFDEIAPIMYDSILSSEDPRYYSHGGVDLIGTTRAVMSNVAGGAETQGGSSISQQYVKNILVQRCEAEAANEEERYNCWFEATRSDGSEGIQRKLQEMRYAISLEQKYSKNDILLGYLNIANFGGTTYGIDAASRYYFGVAAKDLSLAQAATLAGIVQNPNTYRIDQPNNEVNGAADGYALTKQRQQYVLGRLLDDGKITQEQFDEVYEAPIEPKITQPKTGCAAATGAEYFCQYVRYVIERDPAFGETEEERKEVLRRGGLNVYTTLDWRMQNSATATMAENVPSSADGGRLGASTVSIEASTGRILSIAQNTKFRETSSDDANFTSIVYAGDSTFGNSGGFQAGSTFKLFTLLDWLEKGHSVREVVNGRDTVVKTFDTCNGTYVNADQWKPGNFGGGGGYVATPMEFTRDSLNSGYIAMAAELDLCDIGKVATKMGLSQTERGTAQAAGVGEPISTTLPNQVIGSDSVSPIAMAGAYATVANNGTYCEPKAIDKITDADGNEVALPERTCTEVLDPAVAATAAYALEGVMRGGTGSQGNPYDGTSLVGKTGTHQQLQTWLVESSSKVATASWVGNVDESYGTLDMFRNWTPNGIQFSQLRYVLARNLQGTANSLYGGDAFPQPDQNLTRQVLRDLPNVVGKSVEEATGILENAGFNVEVGDAVESSIDKGLVAEQSPGAGRVAGGTTVTLSPSNGRGVTVPDVSGRSLDSALSALRKAGFRNVQGGSCTADENAGRNPEATGTDPGAGSEVSRDTTITVNYTARNCGGDGGGGNGGDTGGDTGGTGDTGSNG, from the coding sequence ATGCCTGGAAAGAATCGGACGGCTAGCGGTGTGCTCGGCGGACTCGCCGGCCTCGTCGGCCTGAGCGCGGTCGCCGGTGTGCTCATCAGCGCGACGGTGACCCCCGCCATCGCGCTCTCGGGCGCCGCCGCGTCGAGCGCCATCACGATGTTCGACAAGCTGCCGAGCGTTCTCGACATCGACAAGCTCATGCTGCCGACGACCATCTACGCGAAGAACCCGGACACCGGGGAGTACGTGGAGATGACGCAGTTCTACGACCAGAACCGGTCGCCGGTGGAGTTCGACGAGATCGCCCCGATCATGTACGACTCGATCCTCTCCAGCGAGGACCCGCGCTACTACTCGCACGGTGGCGTCGACCTCATCGGCACCACCCGCGCCGTGATGAGCAACGTCGCCGGCGGTGCCGAGACGCAGGGTGGCTCCTCGATCAGCCAGCAGTACGTCAAGAACATCCTGGTGCAGCGCTGTGAGGCCGAGGCGGCCAACGAGGAAGAGCGCTACAACTGCTGGTTCGAAGCGACGCGCTCCGACGGCAGCGAGGGCATCCAGCGCAAGCTGCAGGAGATGCGCTACGCGATCTCGCTCGAGCAGAAGTACTCCAAGAACGACATCCTGCTCGGGTACCTCAACATCGCGAACTTCGGCGGCACCACCTACGGCATCGACGCGGCCTCGCGGTACTACTTCGGTGTCGCCGCGAAGGACCTGAGCCTCGCCCAGGCGGCGACGCTGGCGGGCATCGTGCAGAACCCGAACACCTACCGCATCGACCAGCCGAACAACGAGGTCAACGGCGCGGCCGACGGGTACGCCCTCACCAAGCAGCGACAGCAGTACGTGCTCGGGCGTCTGCTCGATGACGGCAAGATCACGCAGGAGCAGTTCGACGAGGTCTATGAGGCCCCGATCGAGCCGAAGATCACGCAGCCGAAGACCGGGTGCGCGGCCGCGACCGGCGCCGAGTACTTCTGCCAGTACGTCCGCTACGTGATCGAGCGCGATCCCGCCTTCGGCGAGACCGAGGAGGAGCGCAAGGAGGTGCTGCGCCGCGGCGGCCTGAACGTCTACACGACGCTCGACTGGCGCATGCAGAACTCCGCCACCGCGACCATGGCCGAGAACGTCCCGTCGTCGGCCGACGGCGGAAGGCTCGGCGCGTCGACGGTGAGCATCGAAGCCTCCACCGGCCGCATCCTCTCGATCGCGCAGAACACGAAGTTCCGCGAGACGAGCAGCGACGACGCCAACTTCACCTCGATCGTCTACGCCGGCGACAGCACGTTCGGAAACTCCGGCGGCTTCCAGGCCGGGTCGACCTTCAAGCTGTTCACCCTCCTCGACTGGCTCGAGAAGGGGCACTCCGTGCGCGAGGTCGTCAACGGCCGCGACACCGTCGTGAAGACGTTCGACACGTGCAACGGAACCTACGTGAACGCCGACCAGTGGAAGCCGGGCAACTTCGGCGGCGGCGGCGGCTACGTCGCCACGCCGATGGAGTTCACCCGCGACTCGCTCAACTCCGGCTACATCGCGATGGCGGCCGAGCTCGATCTCTGCGACATCGGCAAGGTCGCCACCAAGATGGGCCTGTCGCAGACCGAGCGCGGAACCGCGCAGGCGGCGGGAGTCGGAGAGCCGATCTCCACGACCCTCCCCAACCAGGTGATCGGGTCGGACAGCGTATCGCCGATCGCGATGGCAGGCGCGTACGCCACCGTCGCCAACAACGGCACGTACTGCGAGCCGAAGGCGATCGACAAGATCACCGACGCCGACGGCAACGAGGTCGCCCTTCCCGAGCGCACGTGCACCGAGGTGCTCGATCCCGCCGTCGCCGCGACGGCCGCCTACGCCCTCGAGGGCGTCATGCGGGGCGGCACCGGCTCGCAGGGCAACCCGTACGACGGCACCTCCCTCGTCGGCAAGACGGGTACCCACCAGCAGCTGCAGACGTGGCTCGTGGAGTCGAGCTCCAAGGTCGCGACGGCCTCATGGGTGGGCAACGTCGACGAGTCCTACGGCACGCTCGACATGTTCCGGAACTGGACCCCGAACGGCATCCAGTTCTCCCAGCTGCGCTACGTGCTGGCCCGCAATCTCCAGGGCACCGCGAACAGCCTCTACGGTGGCGACGCGTTCCCGCAGCCCGACCAGAACCTCACCCGCCAGGTGCTGCGCGATCTTCCGAACGTCGTCGGCAAGTCGGTCGAGGAGGCCACCGGGATCCTCGAGAACGCCGGGTTCAACGTCGAGGTGGGCGATGCCGTCGAGTCGTCGATCGACAAGGGTCTGGTCGCCGAGCAGAGCCCCGGAGCCGGCCGCGTCGCCGGCGGCACGACCGTGACCCTCAGCCCGTCCAACGGCCGCGGCGTCACCGTGCCCGATGTGTCGGGGCGCAGCCTCGACTCGGCCCTCAGCGCGCTGCGCAAGGCCGGATTCCGCAACGTGCAGGGCGGCTCCTGCACCGCCGACGAGAACGCGGGCAGGAACCCGGAGGCCACCGGCACCGACCCGGGCGCAGGCTCCGAGGTCAGTCGGGACACCACCATCACCGTCAACTACACCGCGCGCAATTGCGGCGGCGACGGCGGCGGCGGAAACGGCGGCGACACCGGCGGCGACACCGGCGGAACCGGCGACACCGGCTCCAACGGCTGA
- a CDS encoding thymidine kinase: MAKLYFRYGAMNSGKSTALLQAAYNYEERGQHVLLAKPVIDTKGADQIDSRLGVKRTVDFLIEPGDDLRALFAGHRARVRDRAEAALIPESAATGAAPDVACFLIDEAQFLTRDQVDDLLRIVVLDGIPVLAYGIRTDFQTQAFPGSRRLMELAHSLEELKTICRCGRKALFNARLVGGRFVFEGDQVAIDELTADRVTYESMCAECYLRESGGRLG; this comes from the coding sequence GTGGCGAAACTGTACTTCCGGTACGGGGCGATGAACTCCGGCAAATCCACCGCACTCCTGCAGGCCGCGTACAACTACGAGGAGCGCGGCCAGCACGTGCTGCTGGCGAAGCCCGTGATCGACACCAAGGGCGCCGATCAGATCGACAGCCGCCTGGGCGTCAAGCGCACGGTCGACTTCCTCATCGAGCCCGGCGACGATCTGCGGGCGCTGTTCGCCGGTCATCGTGCGCGTGTGCGCGACCGCGCCGAAGCGGCGCTGATCCCGGAGTCGGCCGCGACCGGCGCGGCCCCCGACGTCGCCTGCTTCCTCATCGACGAGGCGCAGTTCCTCACCCGTGACCAGGTCGACGATCTGCTGCGGATCGTGGTGCTCGACGGCATCCCGGTGCTCGCCTACGGCATCCGCACCGACTTCCAGACGCAGGCGTTCCCGGGATCGCGGCGTCTGATGGAGCTCGCGCACAGCCTCGAGGAGCTGAAGACCATCTGCCGCTGCGGGCGCAAGGCGCTGTTCAATGCGCGCCTGGTCGGCGGCCGGTTCGTGTTCGAGGGCGACCAGGTCGCCATCGACGAGCTCACCGCCGACCGGGTGACCTACGAGTCGATGTGCGCGGAGTGCTACCTGCGCGAGTCGGGCGGACGGCTGGGCTGA
- a CDS encoding alpha-hydroxy acid oxidase → MVTRQLPNPAELLELMQFKKPELDGRKRRLDAALTIADLRAIAKRRTPKAAFDYTDGAAEGELSLSRARQAFEDIEFHPDILRPAEHVDTSTEILGGPSALPFGIAPTGFTRLMQTEGEIAGAGAAGTAGIPFTLSTLGTTSIEDVKAANPHGRNWFQLYVMRDREISYGLARRAAAAGFDTLQFTVDTPVAGARLRDKRNGFSIPPQLTLGTIINAIPRPWWWYDFLTTPKLEFASLSTTGGTVGELLNSAMDPTISFDDLGIIREIWPGKIVVKGVQNVADSKRLIDAGVDGIILSNHGGRQLDRAPIPFHLLPKVVREVGKDATVMIDTGIMNGADIVASIALGAKFTLIGRAYLYGLMAGGRQGVDRTIAILRSEIERTMTLLGVSSLAELEPRHVTQLQRLAPVAQPVRRAPTRAKA, encoded by the coding sequence ATGGTCACCCGCCAACTGCCCAACCCGGCCGAGCTGCTCGAGCTGATGCAGTTCAAGAAGCCCGAGCTCGACGGCCGCAAGCGCCGCCTCGACGCCGCCCTGACCATCGCCGACCTGCGTGCGATCGCGAAGCGCCGCACGCCCAAGGCGGCGTTCGACTACACCGACGGCGCCGCCGAGGGGGAGCTCTCGCTCTCCCGGGCGCGGCAGGCGTTCGAGGACATCGAGTTCCACCCCGACATCCTGCGCCCCGCCGAGCACGTCGACACGTCCACCGAGATCCTCGGCGGGCCCTCCGCGCTGCCGTTCGGCATCGCTCCGACCGGTTTCACCCGCCTCATGCAGACCGAGGGCGAAATCGCCGGCGCGGGCGCGGCCGGCACCGCCGGCATCCCGTTCACGCTCTCGACGCTCGGCACCACCTCGATCGAAGACGTCAAGGCCGCGAACCCCCACGGACGCAACTGGTTCCAGCTCTATGTGATGCGCGATCGCGAGATCTCCTACGGGCTCGCCCGGCGCGCGGCCGCGGCGGGCTTCGACACGCTGCAGTTCACCGTCGACACCCCGGTGGCGGGCGCTCGCCTGCGCGACAAGCGCAACGGATTCTCGATCCCGCCGCAGCTGACGCTCGGCACGATCATCAACGCGATCCCGCGCCCCTGGTGGTGGTACGACTTCCTGACCACGCCGAAGCTCGAGTTCGCGTCGCTGTCCACCACGGGCGGCACGGTCGGCGAGCTGCTGAACTCGGCGATGGATCCGACCATCAGCTTCGACGACCTCGGGATCATCCGGGAGATCTGGCCGGGCAAGATCGTCGTCAAGGGCGTGCAGAACGTCGCCGACTCGAAGCGGCTCATCGACGCCGGTGTCGACGGCATCATCCTCTCCAACCACGGCGGCCGGCAGCTCGATCGCGCCCCGATCCCGTTCCACCTGCTTCCCAAGGTCGTCCGCGAGGTCGGCAAGGATGCCACGGTCATGATCGACACCGGAATCATGAACGGCGCCGACATCGTGGCATCCATCGCCCTCGGCGCGAAGTTCACCCTCATCGGCCGCGCGTACCTCTACGGCCTCATGGCCGGCGGACGCCAGGGTGTGGACCGCACCATCGCGATCCTGCGCTCCGAGATCGAGCGGACGATGACGCTCCTGGGCGTCTCGTCGCTGGCGGAGCTCGAGCCGCGCCACGTCACGCAGCTGCAGCGGCTGGCGCCGGTGGCGCAGCCGGTGCGCCGTGCCCCGACTCGCGCGAAGGCGTAG
- a CDS encoding DUF4177 domain-containing protein has protein sequence MTTWEYLTTPLLIHNTAAILNNWGKQGWELVQVVPGPEGGLVAYFKRPVGGGSANAGLDAAAVAAQQFEGN, from the coding sequence ATGACGACGTGGGAGTACTTGACCACGCCCCTGCTGATCCACAACACGGCCGCGATCCTCAACAACTGGGGCAAGCAGGGGTGGGAGCTCGTCCAGGTCGTCCCCGGCCCCGAGGGCGGCCTCGTCGCCTACTTCAAGCGCCCCGTCGGCGGAGGCTCGGCCAACGCCGGATTGGATGCCGCGGCCGTGGCGGCCCAGCAGTTCGAGGGCAACTGA
- a CDS encoding metallophosphoesterase gives MPDASARTALTALGVVGAVGAGAAVWGIGIERYLFTVRHHALPVLAPGSPAVRVLHLSDAHMAPWQHRKQRWIAALADLQPDLVVNTGDNLGHADGLRGLRAAFDPLRGIPGVFVHGSNDHLAPSPRNPIRYFTGPSSHNPTAEPLDTSALDGYLADELGWIALNNEATTLDAGGQRIAAFGVSDAHRGWDRLEVLPDRLAAIGAAREGSTVTLGVTHAPYVRVLDAFAALGADVILAGHTHGGQVRIPGSRSALVANCDIPLDQARGLSAWRAGGRTVPLNVSAGLGHSIYAPVRFGCRPEASLLTLLPRE, from the coding sequence ATGCCCGACGCTTCGGCTCGCACCGCCCTCACCGCGCTCGGCGTGGTGGGGGCGGTCGGCGCAGGTGCCGCCGTCTGGGGCATCGGCATCGAGCGGTACCTCTTCACGGTGCGCCACCACGCCCTGCCGGTGCTCGCGCCCGGCTCGCCGGCCGTGCGCGTGCTGCACCTGTCCGACGCCCACATGGCGCCGTGGCAGCACCGCAAGCAGCGGTGGATCGCCGCCCTCGCCGACCTGCAGCCCGACCTCGTGGTCAACACGGGCGACAATCTCGGTCACGCCGACGGGCTGCGCGGCCTTCGCGCCGCGTTCGACCCGCTGCGCGGCATCCCCGGCGTGTTCGTGCACGGCTCCAACGACCATCTGGCACCGAGCCCGCGCAATCCGATCCGGTACTTCACCGGCCCCTCGTCGCACAATCCGACTGCGGAGCCGCTGGACACGAGCGCTCTCGACGGGTATCTCGCCGACGAACTCGGCTGGATCGCCCTCAACAACGAGGCGACGACGCTGGATGCCGGCGGGCAGCGCATCGCGGCCTTCGGCGTGAGCGACGCCCACCGCGGGTGGGATCGCCTCGAGGTGCTCCCCGACCGGCTCGCCGCGATCGGCGCCGCCCGCGAGGGTTCGACGGTCACCCTGGGCGTCACGCACGCCCCCTATGTGCGGGTGCTCGACGCATTCGCCGCGCTCGGCGCGGATGTGATCCTCGCCGGTCACACCCACGGCGGCCAGGTGCGCATCCCCGGCTCCCGCTCGGCGCTGGTGGCCAACTGCGACATCCCCCTCGACCAGGCCCGCGGGCTGAGCGCGTGGCGCGCGGGCGGGCGCACGGTGCCGCTGAACGTGAGCGCCGGGCTCGGCCACTCGATCTACGCGCCGGTGCGGTTCGGATGCCGCCCGGAGGCGTCGCTGCTCACCCTGCTCCCCCGTGAATAA